GTTGACGAATTGCTTGACCATGATGCCGATAACGTCAGCAACAGATTCATTCAGTGCGCCAGATTGAAAAATATAGTTAAAATTAGCTTCCGAACTAATGTAGCCATGGGCGAGTTCGTGCGCAATTATGTCAATGTCATTGTAGAATGGACCAAAAGTTTTTCCATCTCCATCCCCAAAGAAAATAGCTTGAGAATCCCAGAAAGCATTGGCGTAGTTTGTTCCAAAATGAATAATCGCATTGATATTAGCAGCACAGCCAAACATTTGACCAATATTTAATTTCTCCTTAAAAAATGTGCGAATAGTCCCTATTGAATCAAAAACATGACCCGCGGGTTTGGATGGGGCTTTTGCATCTCCTTCACTCATCACAACTTTATAGTCATCATAGAGCATGTGTTCCTCATCAGACAGTTCATCAAGTTGACAGATAGGAAGTTCAGAGTGCTTATGGCTGGTGTGTGCAACAGGTTGTTGTGCATCGCGAATAACGCGATTATAGCTATTATCAGTACTTATCCCACAGCGAGAGAGCAAACTACGTTGGCGCTGGACTTCTTCATCGGTATAGGTACGGCTCATCATATCATTGATATGTAATAGTGTAGATTTAAGCTCAGTTGAATCATTTTCAGCAATGATATTAGAAACTAAACATGGGGATAATAGTGAACGTGCAAGGATATGACTCATGATATAACTCCATTTCAAGTGGGTGAGATGGAATCATAATCGGTTATGTTTTAATTGTAACTACATGATATCTAAGGATTTAAATTAATGCCTGTTGCATTTTATTAGAAAGGTAAAAAGCCCATTTTTCTACCTTTCTCTATAAGTACATATTATTAATTAAGGTGATAACCACTCTTTACCTGAAATTAAAAAATCGGTATAGAGTTTTTCTTCGGGACTATTTGGCTCAGGGTGATAGTCATACTCCCAGCGAACAAGAGGGGGCATTGACATTAAAATCGACTCAGTTCGACCACCACTTTGTAAACCAAATAATGTACCTCTATCCCAAACAAGATTAAATTCTACATAGCGGCCACGACGATATAACTGGAATTGTCTTTCTCGTTCACCCCATGAATAGTCATTGCGTTTTTCAACAATTGGGACATAAGCATGTAAAAAACCATTACCGACAGCTTGGGTAAAATTAAAACAGTGATCGAACCCGCCTTGATTGAGGTCGTCATAGAACAAGCCGCCAACACCACGAGGCTCATTTCTATGTTTTAAAAAGAAGTATTCATCACACCAATTCTTATATTTTGGATAAACATCCTCACCAAAAGGGAGACATAAGTCGCGTGCAACCGTATGCCAATGAACAACATCCTCAGTGAAACCATAATATGGCGTTAAATCAAATCCACCACCAAACCACCAAACGGGGGCCTCTCCCTCTTTTTCGGCAATGAAAAAGCGCACATTAGCGTGAGTCGTTGGGATATAGGGATTTAAGGGATGAATAACGAGTGAAACGCCCATCGCTTGGTAGCTACGGCCTGCTAGTTCAGGACGGTGTGCGGATGCAGAGGCGGGTAGTTGTGCGCCTTTTATGTGCGAAAAGTTTACACCAGCCTGCTCGAAGAGGGCTCCGTTTGTTAAAACACGGCTACGCCCACCGCCGCCTTCAGCGCGCTCCCACGTTTGTTCTAGAAAAGTTTCTTTACCGTCTAGCTCAGTGATTTTTTTGCAAATTGACTCTTGCAAGCTTTGCAAATAGGTTTTTACACGATCAATATCAGGGTAATTCATTGTTTTCTAATAAAACCAAAGGGAAAAAATAATGGTTAAAGTATACCCCTTTAAGGTAAAAAAGGCATATTGAATATTGATTGTGTTGTAAAACCAGTGATAATGGCAGGAAGATTAGTTTAAACGGGCAAATGTTATGGAAATACGGATCTTCCGCCAAGGTGATTATGAAGAGGTGCTGA
The window above is part of the Providencia sp. R33 genome. Proteins encoded here:
- the hemF gene encoding oxygen-dependent coproporphyrinogen oxidase; its protein translation is MNYPDIDRVKTYLQSLQESICKKITELDGKETFLEQTWERAEGGGGRSRVLTNGALFEQAGVNFSHIKGAQLPASASAHRPELAGRSYQAMGVSLVIHPLNPYIPTTHANVRFFIAEKEGEAPVWWFGGGFDLTPYYGFTEDVVHWHTVARDLCLPFGEDVYPKYKNWCDEYFFLKHRNEPRGVGGLFYDDLNQGGFDHCFNFTQAVGNGFLHAYVPIVEKRNDYSWGERERQFQLYRRGRYVEFNLVWDRGTLFGLQSGGRTESILMSMPPLVRWEYDYHPEPNSPEEKLYTDFLISGKEWLSP
- a CDS encoding M4 family metallopeptidase, with the translated sequence MSHILARSLLSPCLVSNIIAENDSTELKSTLLHINDMMSRTYTDEEVQRQRSLLSRCGISTDNSYNRVIRDAQQPVAHTSHKHSELPICQLDELSDEEHMLYDDYKVVMSEGDAKAPSKPAGHVFDSIGTIRTFFKEKLNIGQMFGCAANINAIIHFGTNYANAFWDSQAIFFGDGDGKTFGPFYNDIDIIAHELAHGYISSEANFNYIFQSGALNESVADVIGIMVKQFVNNESASTSNWLLGENLFIDKVKAPALRSMSNPGSAYYFSKYNKDPQVAHMNEYKELSQTIDNGGVHINSGIPNRAFYLLATELGGNTWDVAGKIWIAAVSDPKITSKSNFKQFATATVNNARKLFGEKVALQTQKSWEDVGLVLDKL